From a single Ascaphus truei isolate aAscTru1 chromosome 2, aAscTru1.hap1, whole genome shotgun sequence genomic region:
- the LOC142488231 gene encoding uncharacterized protein LOC142488231 encodes MLLLYIVAPGGHVSPEMEQVSSPGSASSTLLEEHHGDEDDEYDEDDATEETEIQSCDHEEVPIETVVPPNRPSTSTYDAIVASEGKIVDAENRRHSDMMTVLERMIGLQEETVSQLAHLHRVFIEVPKQLQKINTSFEALVVQQTQANYWRMTNVPQFNTSQPGSVHAGQFSPHSSDIHSPGPNVTGQVADIAVQVPDDILPLPSVQIQQQTPTKEATKTKQDTHETDQPSLVQCLPTCSHVSLGTSPVREQSLPKSPVGESLPKSPVGESLPKSPVGESLPKSPVGESLATSPVGESLATSPVGEQSLATSPAREVPEATQSGSVVPKVGGKRKRKIQETTSRPVTRSQKEQKK; translated from the exons atgttattgttatatatagttgcccctggaggacatgtgtcacctgagatggaacaagtgtcttcacctgggtcagccagctcaacactactagaag aacatcatggtgatgaggatgatgagtatgatgaggatgacgccacagaagagactgaaatacaatcatgtgaccatgaagaggtgccaatagaaactgttgtaccgccaaatcgtccatcaacttccacatacgatgcaattgtagcttcagagggaaaaatagtggacgcagaaaatcgtcgccattcagacatgatgacagtgctggaaaggatgattggactgcaggaagaaacagtatcacaattggcacatctccacagagtcttcattgaagtgcctaaacagttgcaaaaaatcaacacctcattcgaggcattagttgttcagcaaacacaagctaattactggagaatgactaatgtaccacaattcaacacctcccagccaggatctgttcatgcaggtcagttttcaccacattcatctgatattcattcaccaggcccaaatgttaccggtcaagtagcagacattgctgtgcaggttcctgatgacatcctaccgctgccatctgtacaaattcagcagcagacacctacaaaggaggcgacaaaaacaaaacaagacacacatgaaacagaccaaccatcacttgtgcagtgtctaccaacttgctcacatgtgtcactgggcacaagccctgtccgtgaacagtcactacccaaaagccctgtaggtgaatcgctgcccaaaagccctgtaggtgaatcgctgcccaaaagccctgtaggtgaatcactgcccaaaagccctgtaggtgagtcactggccacaagccctgtaggtgagtcactggccacaagccccgtaggtgaacagtcactggccacaagccctgcccgtgaagtgccagaggccactcaaagtggctctgttgtgcctaaagttggtggcaaaagaaaaaggaaaattcaagagacaacaagcaggcctgttactcgctcgcaaaaggaacaaaaaaaataa